A single genomic interval of Candidatus Margulisiibacteriota bacterium harbors:
- the recN gene encoding DNA repair protein RecN: MLISLYLENYALIGQQTIEFAEGFNVITGETGAGKSIIVNALALIMGERASADFIKAGKQRAILEAVFDIRGRHLDGYTGDDVLIITREISLNGRNLIKINHRVVTQAELKKVSRYLIDIHGQHQHQILIDPENHLEILDLFTVSKLRGAVREIFGKYHAVKKEYALLLQNRDMRQEEKDFFNFQLAELEGANLQAGEYTELKAEKNRLDSFTEIAETVRGVSEKITSLRDGLRYNKSKLAQIAGKETALQNLADKAETLSLDFEDFHDSLAAYENNLEFSPQRLDELNERLDLLNKLKRKHLKQLEEEDVSSLLIKKRDQLKTLLSGLADTDDRLAQLEKNLAAAEKEYLQAAGELSEHRQKAAAELEQKISGALQALRMPRAQFKINFQRGNYSIDGLDSVEFLISANAGEPVKPLAKIASGGEISRVMLAIRKILAEQDQSSAMIFDEIDAGIGGETALAIAEAIHSIARKHQVICITHLAQIAARADHHLRVEKSATANTTAVTILPLDKTAREVEITRMLSGKMTESAAAHAQELLEHGKGGGQPGAAAHAQELLEQA, translated from the coding sequence ATGCTGATTTCGTTATATCTGGAAAACTACGCCCTGATCGGCCAGCAGACCATCGAATTTGCCGAGGGGTTCAATGTCATCACTGGCGAAACCGGCGCGGGTAAGTCGATCATCGTCAATGCGCTGGCGCTCATCATGGGCGAGCGGGCTTCCGCGGATTTTATCAAGGCCGGCAAACAGCGCGCGATACTGGAAGCGGTTTTTGACATTCGCGGGCGACACCTTGACGGATACACCGGCGACGATGTGCTGATCATCACGCGGGAAATTTCGCTCAACGGCCGGAATCTGATCAAGATAAATCACCGCGTCGTCACGCAGGCTGAGTTAAAAAAAGTTTCGCGCTATCTGATCGACATTCACGGCCAGCATCAGCACCAGATACTGATCGATCCGGAAAATCATCTGGAAATACTTGATCTTTTTACCGTCAGCAAACTTCGCGGGGCTGTGCGGGAAATTTTCGGCAAATACCACGCGGTCAAAAAAGAATATGCTTTGCTGCTACAAAACCGCGACATGCGGCAGGAAGAAAAAGATTTTTTTAATTTTCAACTGGCCGAGCTGGAAGGCGCTAATTTACAGGCCGGAGAATATACCGAATTAAAAGCGGAAAAAAACCGGCTGGATTCTTTTACGGAAATTGCCGAAACCGTGCGCGGCGTCTCGGAAAAAATCACCAGCCTGAGAGACGGCCTGCGTTACAATAAAAGCAAATTGGCGCAGATCGCCGGCAAAGAAACCGCGCTGCAAAATCTGGCGGACAAAGCCGAAACGCTCAGTCTGGATTTTGAGGATTTTCACGACAGCCTGGCCGCTTATGAAAACAATCTGGAATTTTCACCGCAAAGATTGGACGAGCTCAATGAGCGGCTGGATCTGCTGAACAAACTTAAACGCAAGCATCTCAAGCAGCTTGAGGAAGAAGACGTTTCGTCCCTGCTGATCAAAAAACGCGACCAGCTAAAAACACTGCTGTCGGGGCTGGCAGACACGGATGACCGGCTGGCTCAGCTGGAGAAAAATCTAGCGGCGGCGGAAAAAGAATATTTGCAGGCCGCCGGTGAATTGTCCGAACACCGGCAAAAAGCCGCTGCGGAGCTGGAGCAAAAAATCAGCGGCGCTCTGCAGGCTCTGCGTATGCCGCGCGCTCAATTTAAAATAAATTTCCAGCGCGGCAATTATTCAATCGATGGCCTGGATAGCGTGGAGTTTCTCATCTCGGCCAATGCTGGCGAGCCGGTCAAACCGCTGGCTAAAATTGCTTCGGGCGGTGAGATTTCGCGCGTCATGCTGGCTATCCGCAAAATTTTAGCCGAACAAGACCAGAGCTCCGCGATGATCTTTGATGAAATAGACGCCGGCATCGGCGGTGAAACTGCGCTAGCTATCGCGGAAGCCATACACAGCATTGCGCGCAAACATCAGGTCATCTGCATCACGCATCTGGCGCAGATTGCGGCGCGCGCCGATCATCATCTGCGTGTGGAAAAATCCGCCACGGCCAACACTACCGCTGTGACTATCCTGCCGCTGGATAAAACCGCCCGCGAGGTAGAAATTACCCGTATGCTCTCCGGCAAAATGACGGAGAGCGCCGCCGCTCACGCACAGGAATTGCTAGAACACGGCAAGGGCGGCGGACAGCCCGGCGCCGCCGCCCACGCACAGGAGCTGCTGGAGCAGGCGTAA